The following are from one region of the Candidatus Deferrimicrobium borealis genome:
- a CDS encoding DNA polymerase IV, with amino-acid sequence MRSILHLDLDAFYASVEVLDRPELRGKPVIVGGDERRGVVSAASYEARKSGVHSAMPTATAKRLCPKGIFLPVRMSRYEEMSGKVFAIYRRFTPLVEPLSIDEAFLDVTGCERLFGSAEEVARKIRAAVREETGLTVSAGAAPNKFLAKIASDLGKPDGLTVVPPGKEQVFLDPLPVGKLWGVGKVTEEALLGRGIRTIGDLRRSSRETLVRTFGAHGEHLHELARGIDDRPVETERDAKSVGHEDTYDHDLRDRGAMRRELLSLADRVSSRLRGGGIKGKTVTLKVKYHDFVQVTRSITLSDPTDDGGTLYRCALDLLLDTEAGARPVRLLGISVSKLAPAAGRRKVDRMEQLGLFGKPGARTPEPPVLVDPEKKERLNRAVDRIREKFGPGGVVPGALPREKREGE; translated from the coding sequence GTGCGAAGCATCCTTCACCTGGACCTCGATGCGTTCTACGCCTCGGTCGAGGTCCTCGATCGCCCCGAGCTCCGCGGGAAGCCGGTGATCGTCGGCGGGGACGAGCGGCGCGGGGTCGTCTCGGCGGCATCCTACGAGGCCAGGAAATCCGGCGTCCACTCGGCGATGCCGACGGCCACGGCGAAGCGGCTCTGCCCGAAGGGGATCTTCCTTCCCGTCCGCATGTCCCGCTACGAGGAGATGTCCGGCAAGGTGTTCGCCATCTACCGCCGATTCACCCCCCTGGTCGAGCCGCTCTCCATCGACGAGGCGTTCCTCGACGTGACGGGCTGCGAGCGCCTGTTCGGCTCCGCGGAGGAAGTGGCGCGGAAGATCAGGGCGGCGGTGCGGGAAGAGACGGGGCTGACCGTGTCCGCGGGCGCGGCGCCGAACAAATTCCTCGCCAAGATCGCGTCGGATCTCGGGAAGCCGGACGGCCTCACGGTCGTCCCCCCGGGGAAAGAGCAGGTTTTCCTGGACCCTCTTCCGGTGGGGAAGCTGTGGGGGGTGGGGAAGGTGACGGAGGAGGCGCTCCTGGGGCGGGGGATCCGGACGATCGGAGATCTGCGCCGCTCGTCGCGGGAGACGCTGGTGCGAACCTTCGGCGCGCACGGAGAGCACCTGCACGAACTGGCCCGCGGGATCGACGACCGCCCCGTCGAGACGGAACGCGATGCGAAGTCGGTCGGCCACGAAGACACCTACGACCATGACCTGCGCGATCGCGGGGCGATGCGGCGGGAGCTGCTCTCGCTCGCCGACCGGGTGTCGTCGCGTTTGCGCGGTGGCGGGATCAAGGGGAAAACGGTCACGCTGAAGGTGAAGTACCACGACTTCGTCCAGGTGACCCGGTCGATCACCCTGTCCGACCCCACCGACGACGGGGGAACGCTTTACCGGTGCGCGCTCGACCTGCTCCTCGACACCGAAGCGGGAGCCCGGCCCGTGCGGCTCCTCGGGATCTCGGTGTCGAAGCTTGCCCCGGCGGCGGGTCGGCGGAAGGTGGACCGGATGGAGCAACTCGGCCTCTTCGGCAAGCCGGGCGCGCGAACTCCGGAGCCCCCGGTCCTCGTGGATCCGGAGAAGAAGGAACGGCTTAACCGCGCGGTGGACCGCATCCGGGAGAAGTTCGGCCCCGGAGGGGTGGTGCCCGGGGCCCTTCCCCGGGAGAAGCGCGAGGGCGAATAG
- the lipA gene encoding lipoyl synthase, giving the protein MKPPRAPRPDWLKVRAPSGKRVEEVSGTLARLGLRTVCREARCPNVGECWGAGAATVILLGDVCTRGCAFCSVTAGLPDPPDPSEPERVATAAAELSWRHVVVTSVTRDDLPDGGAAHFAAVVRALRREAPGASVELLVPDFAGNVDALRCVVDAAPDILAHNVETVPRLYPVVRKGARYDRSLDLLRRAAAMRPSLSLKSGIMVGFGETEGEVVAVFRDLFDAGCRSLTVGQYLPPSKGHLPLYEYVSPERFDLFAEAARGIGFPRVLSGPLVRSSYYRAG; this is encoded by the coding sequence GTGAAGCCGCCCCGCGCCCCGCGCCCCGACTGGCTGAAAGTCCGCGCTCCCTCGGGGAAACGGGTGGAGGAGGTGTCGGGGACGCTTGCCCGGCTCGGACTGCGGACGGTGTGCCGCGAGGCGCGGTGCCCCAACGTGGGGGAGTGCTGGGGGGCGGGGGCGGCGACCGTGATCCTGCTGGGCGATGTGTGCACGCGGGGTTGCGCCTTCTGCAGCGTGACCGCCGGGTTGCCGGATCCCCCGGACCCTTCGGAGCCGGAGCGGGTGGCGACCGCGGCGGCGGAGCTCTCCTGGCGGCACGTGGTCGTCACCTCCGTCACCCGCGACGACCTCCCCGACGGCGGGGCGGCCCATTTCGCCGCGGTCGTCCGCGCCCTGCGGCGGGAAGCGCCGGGGGCCTCGGTCGAACTGCTGGTTCCGGACTTCGCCGGAAACGTCGACGCGCTGCGGTGCGTCGTCGACGCCGCCCCCGACATCCTCGCCCACAACGTGGAGACCGTCCCGCGCCTCTACCCGGTGGTCCGCAAGGGTGCGCGGTACGACCGTTCCCTCGATCTTCTCCGCCGCGCCGCCGCGATGCGCCCCTCCCTGTCGCTGAAATCCGGGATCATGGTCGGGTTCGGGGAGACCGAAGGGGAAGTGGTGGCGGTCTTCCGGGATCTCTTCGACGCGGGGTGTCGGTCGCTCACGGTGGGGCAGTACCTGCCGCCGTCAAAAGGTCATCTGCCGCTGTACGAATACGTCTCTCCGGAACGGTTCGACCTCTTCGCGGAAGCGGCGCGCGGGATCGGCTTCCCGCGCGTCCTGTCGGGCCCCCTCGTCCGAAGCTCCTACTACCGGGCGGGGTGA
- the lipB gene encoding lipoyl(octanoyl) transferase LipB, with amino-acid sequence MEIVWLGEVGYREALDLQLAYLDRRADRRIRDTLLLLTHPHVFTLGRAGDEANLLVPREALAAEGIPVERVGRGGDITYHGPGQLVGYPIVRMEKPDVHKFVRSIEAALIDAVRAFGVESRRIEGLTGVWAGERKIASIGVGIRKWVTYHGFALNVTTDLSWFRRIHLCGLQGREATSIAEETGSAPAMEAVREAVAAACNRNLEGFA; translated from the coding sequence GTGGAGATCGTCTGGCTGGGGGAGGTCGGGTACCGGGAGGCGCTCGACCTCCAGCTTGCCTACCTGGACCGCAGGGCGGACCGGCGGATCCGGGACACCCTCCTCCTTCTCACCCACCCGCACGTTTTCACCCTGGGCCGCGCCGGAGACGAGGCGAACCTGCTCGTCCCGAGGGAAGCGCTCGCGGCGGAGGGGATCCCGGTGGAGCGCGTCGGGCGGGGGGGGGACATCACCTACCATGGCCCGGGACAGCTGGTCGGCTACCCGATCGTCCGGATGGAGAAGCCGGACGTCCACAAGTTCGTCCGGTCGATCGAGGCGGCGTTGATCGACGCCGTGCGCGCGTTCGGCGTCGAGTCCCGGCGGATCGAGGGGCTGACGGGCGTCTGGGCGGGGGAGCGGAAGATCGCCTCCATCGGCGTCGGCATCCGGAAGTGGGTCACCTACCACGGCTTCGCCCTGAACGTGACGACCGATCTTTCCTGGTTCCGGCGGATCCACCTGTGCGGCCTGCAGGGGCGGGAAGCGACGTCGATCGCCGAGGAGACGGGGAGCGCCCCGGCGATGGAGGCGGTGCGCGAGGCGGTGGCCGCCGCCTGCAACCGGAACCTGGAAGGGTTCGCGTGA
- a CDS encoding 2-oxo acid dehydrogenase subunit E2, translated as MLVDVVMPQLGESVVEGVVVKWLVAVGDLVAKDQPLLEISTDKVDAEIPSPSAGRIAQILVKPGETVPIQAVLAKLETDPAASQPAPEAAPKWDEETEGFPGHMARKTEPPIPAPPRVEPSAPAPPPPPATGRIRITPVVGRMAAEYGLDLSQIPGTGIDGRVTRRDVEGYLASSPPGSEVPAKKPKAAGAKGAPSRAPIVPPPRLAEGDKVVPWTPIRKRIAEHMVRSKLTSPHVHIFAEVDMHRVAAVRAREKKEGVNLTYLPFVIHAAAKALRETPIMNALVSGESLVMKKEIHIAVAVDTEKGLLVPVLRNADRKSLKEISAAMDDFGARAKSGKISPDELSGGTFSITNPGIKGNLFGTPIINQPQVGILRLGQIVKRPVVIDVDGEDSIVIRPMMYLGCAYDHRVIDGVAGNGFLYRVREILEAGDFA; from the coding sequence ATGCTCGTCGACGTCGTGATGCCGCAGCTCGGGGAAAGCGTGGTGGAAGGGGTCGTGGTGAAGTGGCTCGTGGCGGTGGGGGATCTGGTCGCCAAGGACCAGCCCCTGCTCGAGATCTCCACGGACAAGGTGGACGCGGAGATCCCCTCGCCGTCGGCGGGGCGGATTGCGCAGATCCTGGTCAAGCCGGGAGAGACGGTCCCCATCCAGGCGGTGCTGGCGAAACTCGAGACGGACCCGGCCGCGTCCCAGCCTGCGCCCGAAGCGGCGCCGAAATGGGACGAGGAGACCGAGGGGTTCCCCGGCCACATGGCGCGGAAGACGGAACCGCCGATCCCCGCTCCCCCGCGCGTCGAGCCGTCCGCTCCCGCGCCTCCGCCGCCCCCGGCGACCGGGCGGATCCGGATCACCCCCGTGGTCGGCCGGATGGCCGCGGAATATGGCCTGGATCTGTCGCAGATCCCGGGCACCGGCATCGACGGGCGGGTGACGCGGAGGGATGTGGAAGGATACCTCGCCTCCTCCCCCCCGGGCTCCGAAGTGCCGGCGAAGAAGCCCAAGGCTGCGGGGGCCAAGGGTGCGCCCTCGCGGGCTCCGATCGTACCGCCTCCCCGTCTGGCGGAAGGGGACAAGGTCGTCCCGTGGACGCCGATCCGGAAGAGGATCGCGGAGCACATGGTCCGGAGCAAGCTCACCTCGCCCCACGTCCACATCTTCGCCGAGGTGGACATGCACAGGGTGGCGGCCGTTCGGGCCAGGGAGAAGAAGGAGGGCGTGAACCTCACCTACCTTCCCTTCGTGATCCACGCCGCGGCGAAGGCGCTGCGCGAGACCCCGATCATGAACGCGCTCGTGTCCGGAGAGAGTCTGGTGATGAAAAAGGAGATCCACATCGCCGTCGCGGTCGACACGGAGAAAGGTCTGCTCGTCCCGGTGCTGCGCAACGCGGACCGCAAATCCCTGAAGGAGATCTCCGCGGCGATGGACGACTTCGGCGCGCGGGCGAAGTCGGGGAAGATCTCCCCGGACGAGCTCTCGGGGGGCACGTTCAGCATCACCAACCCGGGGATCAAGGGGAACCTCTTCGGCACCCCGATCATCAACCAGCCGCAAGTGGGGATCCTCCGGCTGGGGCAGATCGTGAAGCGGCCGGTGGTGATCGACGTGGACGGCGAGGACTCCATCGTCATCCGGCCGATGATGTACCTCGGCTGCGCGTACGACCACCGCGTCATCGACGGCGTGGCGGGAAACGGCTTCCTGTACCGTGTCCGGGAGATCCTCGAAGCGGGGGATTTCGCGTAG
- a CDS encoding alpha-ketoacid dehydrogenase subunit beta, translated as MLVTYIEAIRQAMDEELARDGNVLLMGEDVGVLGGAFKASAGLQEKHGADRVIDMPISESLIVGAGVGLAVQGMRPVLEMQFIDFIACGFDQIVNTAATLRYRHGGQTACPIVVRGPSGGGVHGGLYHSQNPEAWFCHVPGLKVVAPATAYDAKGLLKSAIRDDDPVIYFEHKFLYRRIKEEIPAEEFLVPIGKAALRKEGRDLTVVTYGAPVHAVMKAARDMAAEVDIEVIDLRTLLPIDWATVKGSARKTGKVLIVHEARLSGGIGGEVAARIAQDCFEELDGPVMRLAARDVHTPFAPAMEDYVLPNQEKVTEAIRKLAAY; from the coding sequence ATGCTCGTCACCTACATCGAGGCGATCCGGCAGGCGATGGACGAGGAGCTGGCGCGGGACGGGAATGTCCTGCTGATGGGGGAGGATGTCGGGGTGCTGGGCGGCGCCTTCAAGGCGTCCGCGGGGCTCCAGGAGAAGCACGGCGCCGACCGGGTGATCGACATGCCCATCTCCGAGTCGCTGATCGTGGGGGCCGGCGTCGGGCTCGCGGTACAGGGGATGCGCCCGGTCCTCGAGATGCAGTTCATCGACTTCATCGCCTGCGGCTTCGACCAGATCGTGAATACGGCCGCGACGCTCCGCTACCGCCACGGCGGGCAGACCGCCTGCCCGATCGTGGTCCGGGGGCCGTCGGGCGGCGGGGTCCACGGCGGACTGTACCATTCCCAGAACCCGGAGGCGTGGTTCTGCCACGTTCCCGGCCTCAAGGTGGTGGCCCCGGCGACGGCGTACGACGCGAAGGGGCTGCTCAAGTCCGCCATACGGGACGACGACCCGGTGATCTACTTCGAGCACAAGTTCCTCTATCGGCGGATCAAGGAAGAGATTCCCGCGGAGGAGTTCCTGGTCCCCATCGGGAAGGCGGCGCTGCGCAAGGAGGGGCGGGACCTCACCGTCGTCACCTACGGGGCCCCGGTCCACGCGGTGATGAAGGCGGCGCGGGACATGGCCGCGGAGGTGGACATCGAGGTGATCGACCTGCGGACCCTCCTGCCGATCGACTGGGCGACGGTGAAGGGATCGGCGCGGAAGACGGGGAAGGTGCTGATCGTCCACGAGGCGCGCCTCTCCGGAGGGATCGGGGGGGAGGTCGCCGCGCGGATCGCGCAGGATTGCTTCGAGGAGCTGGACGGGCCGGTCATGCGGCTGGCGGCGCGGGATGTCCACACCCCGTTCGCCCCGGCGATGGAAGACTACGTACTCCCGAACCAGGAAAAGGTCACCGAGGCGATCCGGAAACTCGCCGCGTATTAA
- a CDS encoding thiamine pyrophosphate-dependent dehydrogenase E1 component subunit alpha yields MTEQKDRELYRWLRLIREFEGRISALDKQGKLMGGVYSGKGQEAVTVGFCHDLRLDDWIFPLHRDLGAFLVKGADPKRLMAQIFGKRDGFAKGKDSYLHGGDLANGIFGATSCLGATLPVAAGMAYKFKIRKEDRVAIAFFGEGASSRGDVHEAMNFAGVHRLPVVFVCENNFYAYSTPNELQFGADNVADRAVGYGFKGEVVNGNDLHAVMKTAGKAIDRARRGDGPTLVECKTYRYHGHSEHDRADYRSEEEVITWESRDPIFLWEIYLEKRKYDIAAIRKGTGEEVTRIVEEAVAFAEAGASPEGPEAMEDLYAMPIDTEAR; encoded by the coding sequence ATGACCGAGCAGAAAGACCGGGAGCTGTACCGCTGGCTCCGCCTCATCCGCGAGTTCGAGGGCAGGATCTCCGCGCTGGACAAGCAGGGGAAGCTCATGGGCGGCGTCTACTCGGGAAAAGGGCAGGAGGCGGTGACGGTCGGCTTCTGCCACGACCTGCGGTTGGACGACTGGATCTTCCCGCTGCACCGGGACCTGGGCGCCTTTCTCGTCAAGGGGGCCGACCCGAAGCGCCTGATGGCGCAGATCTTCGGCAAGCGGGACGGCTTCGCGAAGGGGAAGGACTCCTATCTGCACGGCGGCGACCTCGCGAACGGGATCTTCGGCGCCACGTCCTGCCTCGGCGCGACGTTGCCGGTGGCCGCGGGGATGGCGTACAAGTTCAAGATCCGCAAGGAGGACCGCGTGGCGATCGCCTTCTTCGGGGAGGGGGCGAGCAGCCGGGGGGACGTCCACGAGGCGATGAACTTCGCCGGCGTGCACAGGCTCCCGGTGGTCTTCGTCTGCGAGAACAACTTCTACGCCTACTCCACCCCCAACGAATTGCAGTTCGGGGCCGACAACGTGGCGGACCGGGCGGTGGGGTACGGCTTCAAGGGCGAGGTGGTGAACGGGAACGACCTCCATGCGGTGATGAAGACGGCCGGGAAGGCGATCGACCGCGCGCGCAGGGGCGACGGCCCGACGCTGGTGGAGTGCAAGACGTACCGGTACCACGGCCACTCCGAGCACGACCGGGCGGACTACCGGTCGGAGGAGGAGGTCATCACCTGGGAGAGCCGGGACCCGATCTTCCTCTGGGAGATCTACCTCGAGAAGAGAAAGTACGACATCGCCGCCATCAGGAAAGGGACGGGCGAAGAGGTGACGCGGATCGTGGAAGAGGCGGTCGCGTTCGCGGAGGCCGGCGCGTCTCCCGAGGGACCCGAGGCGATGGAAGACCTGTACGCCATGCCGATCGACACGGAGGCCCGGTAA
- the lpdA gene encoding dihydrolipoyl dehydrogenase, whose amino-acid sequence MKRFDLVVIGAGPGGYVAAIRAAQLGMRVAVAERDKPGGVCVNWGCIPSKAILSSAWLYEDMRNAEAYGIRCQGLSADYGAVIRRSRKVADRMSRGVTFLFKKNGIELFPAGATVLSPTTVRAGEEELSAKNILVASGTAVRGLPGIEPDGQVILTSDDALAQETLPRSVIVLGGGAVGVEFAYVYRAFGADVTVVEMEDQLLPRTDRDVAKELEKALGKQGIRVLTSSPAKGFDKATRTLTVSSGGKEEALTAEKLLVAVGRKVLSAELGLEACGVEIERGIVKVDDRLRTTCPTIWAIGDVIGGMMLAHKASAEGVVAAEAIAGKDVRRPDPDRIPSCVYCRPEVATIGLSEEEAKRRGIEYKVSKFPFAALGKAVASGHTDGFVKMIAEAKYGEVIGCHIIGVGAPDMIAELSLARSLEATFHEIGRTVHAHPTLPEAIREAALMLGGEAIDL is encoded by the coding sequence ATGAAACGGTTCGACCTGGTCGTGATCGGCGCGGGGCCCGGCGGCTACGTGGCGGCGATCCGCGCGGCCCAGCTGGGGATGCGCGTGGCGGTCGCCGAACGCGACAAGCCCGGCGGCGTGTGCGTCAACTGGGGATGCATCCCTTCAAAGGCGATCCTTTCCTCCGCGTGGCTGTACGAGGATATGCGCAACGCCGAGGCGTACGGGATCCGGTGCCAGGGGCTTTCCGCGGACTACGGCGCCGTCATCCGCCGCAGCCGGAAGGTGGCGGACCGGATGTCCCGCGGCGTGACCTTCCTGTTCAAGAAGAACGGGATCGAGCTGTTCCCCGCGGGCGCGACGGTTCTCTCGCCGACCACCGTCCGTGCGGGGGAGGAGGAGCTCTCGGCGAAGAACATCCTCGTGGCCTCCGGAACGGCGGTGCGGGGGCTCCCGGGGATCGAGCCCGACGGGCAGGTAATCCTTACCAGCGACGACGCCCTCGCCCAGGAGACGCTTCCGCGCTCCGTGATCGTCCTGGGGGGGGGCGCGGTGGGGGTGGAGTTCGCCTACGTCTACCGGGCGTTCGGCGCCGACGTCACGGTGGTGGAGATGGAGGACCAGCTCCTCCCGCGGACCGATCGCGACGTGGCGAAGGAGCTGGAGAAAGCGCTCGGCAAGCAGGGGATCCGGGTGCTGACCTCCTCCCCGGCGAAGGGATTCGACAAGGCGACCCGGACGCTGACGGTTTCCTCCGGCGGGAAAGAGGAGGCCCTCACCGCCGAGAAACTCCTCGTGGCCGTGGGGCGGAAGGTGCTCTCCGCGGAGTTGGGGCTGGAAGCGTGCGGCGTGGAGATCGAGCGCGGCATCGTCAAGGTGGACGACCGGCTCCGGACCACCTGTCCCACGATCTGGGCCATCGGCGACGTGATCGGCGGGATGATGCTGGCCCACAAGGCGTCCGCGGAAGGCGTCGTCGCGGCCGAGGCGATCGCGGGGAAGGACGTCCGCCGCCCCGACCCCGACCGGATTCCCTCGTGCGTCTACTGCCGTCCCGAGGTGGCCACGATCGGCCTGTCGGAGGAGGAGGCGAAGCGGCGCGGGATCGAATACAAGGTGTCGAAGTTCCCCTTCGCCGCGCTCGGGAAGGCGGTCGCCTCCGGGCACACCGACGGGTTCGTCAAGATGATCGCCGAGGCGAAATACGGCGAGGTGATCGGCTGCCACATCATCGGCGTCGGCGCGCCGGACATGATCGCGGAGCTCTCCCTCGCCCGTTCCCTCGAGGCGACGTTCCACGAAATCGGCCGCACCGTCCACGCGCACCCCACCCTTCCGGAGGCGATCCGGGAGGCGGCGCTCATGCTGGGCGGCGAGGCGATCGACCTATAA
- a CDS encoding 2-oxo acid dehydrogenase subunit E2 yields the protein MPIELKLPDVGEGIAEGEVVRWLVAEGTAVTEDDPLVEILTDKANVEIPSPVTGTVVTILAAPGKVVKVGEPLALIEPAAGQGSPPKREGAPGGGVLATPVVRKLAKDLGVELGALAGSGPGGRVTEEDVRRAAAPSVPAGTLTESASGERIPFKGKRRMIARKMVAAKTRVPHALLVDEADVSGLLAERAKMRETGEREGVRITVLPFIMKAVAGALQRHPALNASLDEDRDAIVRKKTIDIGMAVDAEDGLVVPVVRNADGKSVIELAREIDRLSAAAREGTVAPGDLAGGTFTISSVGSIGGLFSYPIINVPEAAILAAHKIVTRPVVRNGEIVPREMMYLSLSFDHRIVDGGEATRFLNEVVRRIEASAI from the coding sequence ATGCCGATCGAACTGAAGCTCCCCGACGTGGGGGAGGGGATCGCGGAGGGGGAAGTCGTCCGCTGGCTGGTGGCCGAAGGGACCGCGGTTACGGAGGACGACCCTCTGGTCGAGATCCTGACCGACAAGGCGAACGTGGAGATCCCCTCGCCGGTGACCGGGACCGTCGTGACGATCCTCGCGGCGCCCGGCAAGGTCGTAAAGGTGGGCGAACCCCTCGCCCTCATCGAGCCCGCGGCAGGACAGGGGTCTCCTCCGAAGCGAGAGGGTGCCCCCGGAGGTGGCGTCCTCGCCACCCCGGTCGTCCGGAAACTGGCGAAGGACCTGGGGGTGGAATTGGGCGCACTGGCCGGAAGCGGCCCCGGAGGGCGGGTCACCGAGGAGGACGTGCGGCGAGCGGCCGCGCCGAGCGTACCGGCGGGAACCCTGACGGAGTCCGCATCGGGGGAGCGGATCCCCTTCAAGGGGAAACGCCGGATGATCGCGCGGAAGATGGTGGCCGCCAAGACCCGTGTTCCCCACGCCTTGCTGGTGGACGAGGCCGACGTCTCGGGCCTCCTCGCCGAGCGCGCGAAGATGCGGGAGACCGGCGAACGGGAGGGGGTGCGCATCACCGTTCTTCCCTTCATAATGAAGGCGGTCGCCGGGGCGCTCCAGCGTCACCCCGCCCTCAACGCCTCGCTCGACGAGGACCGCGATGCGATCGTCCGCAAGAAGACGATCGATATCGGGATGGCCGTCGATGCGGAGGACGGCCTGGTCGTTCCGGTGGTCCGCAACGCCGACGGGAAATCGGTCATCGAACTGGCCAGGGAGATCGATCGGCTCTCGGCGGCGGCCCGGGAGGGAACCGTTGCCCCGGGGGATCTGGCCGGCGGCACGTTCACGATCTCCAGCGTCGGTTCGATCGGGGGGCTGTTCAGTTACCCCATCATCAACGTTCCGGAGGCGGCCATCCTGGCGGCGCACAAGATCGTCACCCGGCCCGTGGTCCGGAACGGGGAGATCGTCCCCCGTGAGATGATGTACTTGAGCCTCTCCTTCGATCACCGTATCGTGGACGGCGGAGAGGCGACGCGGTTCCTGAACGAGGTCGTCCGGCGCATCGAGGCGTCGGCGATATGA
- a CDS encoding RES domain-containing protein — MAFRRKGPLRAWRIADNRHPIYDGTGAMVWGARWNSPGHPVIYASASFACAMLERLAHAGIGSIPKDQHSITIDIPTIDIEEITAADVSGWDLPDLSVSRAYGDGWLLSKRTAVLVVPSVVARPDCNVLINPAHPDFRKITHSKPEPVVWDRRLFYRKGRKQ, encoded by the coding sequence ATGGCCTTCCGGCGTAAGGGGCCGCTTCGCGCCTGGCGTATCGCCGACAACCGTCACCCGATCTACGACGGAACCGGTGCGATGGTCTGGGGCGCCCGTTGGAATTCTCCCGGTCATCCCGTCATCTATGCCTCGGCCTCCTTTGCCTGCGCCATGCTGGAGCGGTTGGCCCACGCCGGGATCGGCAGCATTCCGAAGGATCAGCACTCGATCACCATCGACATTCCCACGATCGACATCGAGGAGATTACGGCCGCGGATGTTTCCGGCTGGGACCTCCCGGATCTGTCGGTGAGCCGCGCCTATGGCGACGGATGGCTTCTTTCGAAGCGGACGGCGGTCCTCGTCGTCCCCTCGGTCGTCGCAAGGCCGGATTGCAACGTGCTGATCAACCCCGCGCACCCGGATTTCCGCAAGATCACGCATTCAAAACCGGAACCCGTCGTCTGGGATCGGAGACTGTTCTACCGGAAAGGCCGCAAGCAGTGA
- a CDS encoding DUF2384 domain-containing protein, whose protein sequence is MITARKIADVMGLRGTVRSLGELTEIVSRGLPKSALRYCVLHVVSDPRERREIMCRIVPAATYKRRKQHLRPEESERTERLARVIATAEHVWGDAEEAKRFMTGAHPELNGKTPLETSYAELGARQVEELLWKLFYGLPA, encoded by the coding sequence ATGATCACAGCCAGGAAAATCGCCGATGTCATGGGGCTTCGGGGCACGGTCCGCTCGTTGGGCGAGCTGACCGAGATCGTTTCCCGCGGGCTTCCAAAGTCTGCCTTGCGCTATTGCGTGTTGCACGTCGTGAGCGACCCCAGGGAGCGGCGCGAGATCATGTGCCGCATCGTTCCGGCAGCCACGTACAAGCGCCGGAAACAACATCTCCGGCCGGAGGAGAGCGAGCGGACCGAGCGTCTCGCGCGCGTCATCGCCACGGCGGAGCACGTTTGGGGCGACGCGGAAGAGGCCAAGCGGTTCATGACGGGTGCGCACCCCGAGTTGAACGGAAAGACTCCGCTGGAGACTTCTTACGCCGAGTTGGGAGCGCGTCAGGTAGAAGAACTTCTGTGGAAGCTCTTCTATGGCCTTCCGGCGTAA